Proteins from one Mycoplasma sp. Pen4 genomic window:
- a CDS encoding HAD family acid phosphatase, with protein sequence MKKINKFLLPAALAGSSLFALTAAVSCQVSKTSDDDKAKIKELQDKITELEKESSKKDIAIESIKKRAAESAPASKYGSTASSNIWNSLSADKHIATRQAYELAKISFDKMITQPNAVTNKVHVNDNNVTIDQTEGDEFIPVAFMDIDETVLNNFKYQNYLFVNQKTHSQKIFEKYTAKAISTEVQGALDFIRHVFNKGGVVMFNSNRTQLTQLEGTIQNLKNIGLEDKYINDFSWWMRGVDLSAEKPYLAPTRERNSKETRMNFINENKININGKQIQFKVVMRVGDDISDFNDDFTKSKSPYKIKLEDLTKSIEKQDEFGKLFFNMDTNVKGVKFNKTSETPSWTQEDHSESYIFIPGNATHGSWNTIVYGGHSLDYPKAVEVAKTFMWDGE encoded by the coding sequence ATGAAAAAAATCAACAAATTCTTATTACCTGCAGCATTAGCAGGTAGCTCATTATTCGCTTTAACAGCAGCAGTTTCATGTCAAGTCTCAAAAACATCTGACGATGATAAAGCAAAAATAAAAGAGTTACAAGATAAAATTACTGAATTAGAAAAAGAAAGTAGCAAAAAAGATATTGCAATTGAAAGTATCAAAAAGAGAGCAGCAGAAAGTGCTCCAGCATCAAAATATGGCTCAACTGCATCATCAAATATTTGAAACTCTTTAAGTGCAGATAAACACATCGCAACAAGACAAGCATATGAATTAGCAAAAATATCTTTCGATAAAATGATTACACAACCTAATGCAGTTACAAACAAAGTGCATGTAAATGACAATAATGTAACAATTGATCAAACAGAAGGTGACGAATTTATCCCTGTTGCATTTATGGATATTGATGAAACAGTTCTTAATAATTTCAAATACCAAAACTACCTTTTTGTAAATCAAAAAACACATAGTCAAAAAATATTTGAAAAATATACAGCAAAAGCTATCTCAACTGAAGTACAAGGTGCTTTAGACTTTATTAGACACGTGTTTAATAAAGGTGGGGTTGTAATGTTCAACTCAAACAGAACACAATTAACGCAATTAGAAGGTACTATTCAAAACCTTAAAAATATCGGTTTAGAAGATAAATATATTAACGATTTCTCATGATGAATGAGAGGTGTAGATTTATCTGCTGAAAAACCATATTTAGCACCAACTAGAGAAAGAAATTCTAAAGAAACAAGAATGAACTTTATTAACGAAAATAAAATCAATATTAATGGAAAACAAATTCAATTCAAAGTTGTTATGAGAGTTGGAGATGATATCTCAGATTTCAATGATGACTTTACAAAATCAAAAAGTCCATACAAAATCAAATTAGAAGATTTAACAAAGTCAATTGAAAAACAAGATGAATTTGGTAAATTATTCTTCAACATGGACACAAATGTAAAAGGTGTTAAATTTAACAAAACATCAGAAACACCTTCATGAACACAAGAAGATCACTCAGAATCATACATTTTCATCCCAGGAAATGCTACACATGGTTCATGAAATACAATCGTTTATGGTGGTCACAGTCTAGATTATCCTAAAGCAGTTGAAGTCGCTAAAACATTCATGTGAGACGGTGAATAA
- a CDS encoding HAD family acid phosphatase produces MKKIIKYILPVAGATSVIMPLSMVACGNTETTKTEKVEPTTPITDGAKDAKIAELEGKIATLSGEKTTLEGQVATLTSEKATLEADKARLTTERGFATEITSDLWNSFSSEKTVMGLQTYRFAKDAFDKMITQTNAELDKVQVGDTITVTAPTEGKFIPVVFMDIDDTVLNNFNFQNYNVVKNVGFDPKEWTEFVESASSKIIAGAVDFMKYVWSKGGVVMFNSNRQQATEKQGTIENLKKFGYDEKYMPSWVWWMKGVDASAEKPWDTTNGKSSKEERMKRVNTTKIDINNNSTPIQFKVVMRIGDDISDFNDNFSKSKPEGRKKAISAEDIIAELNKDSNNYGKLFGNLDPALMGVYYNPTSKTWEAEDHAESYILIAGNESYGTWVKNVLDAYVSYDGAIEKMKTWMWEGPAPKPATDATPAQ; encoded by the coding sequence ATGAAAAAAATTATTAAATACATTTTACCAGTTGCAGGTGCAACTTCAGTTATTATGCCATTATCAATGGTTGCTTGTGGAAACACTGAAACAACTAAAACTGAAAAAGTTGAACCAACTACTCCAATAACAGATGGTGCAAAAGACGCAAAAATCGCTGAACTTGAAGGAAAAATCGCAACACTTAGTGGTGAAAAAACAACTCTTGAAGGCCAAGTTGCTACATTAACTTCTGAAAAAGCTACACTTGAAGCTGATAAAGCAAGATTAACAACAGAAAGAGGATTCGCAACAGAAATCACTTCTGATTTATGGAACTCATTCTCAAGTGAAAAAACTGTTATGGGATTACAAACATACAGATTCGCTAAAGATGCATTTGACAAAATGATTACACAAACTAATGCTGAATTAGATAAAGTACAAGTTGGAGATACAATTACTGTTACAGCTCCAACAGAAGGAAAATTCATTCCTGTTGTATTCATGGATATTGATGATACAGTATTAAACAACTTCAACTTCCAAAACTACAATGTTGTTAAAAATGTAGGATTTGATCCAAAAGAATGAACAGAATTTGTTGAATCTGCTTCATCAAAAATCATTGCCGGCGCAGTAGACTTTATGAAATACGTATGATCGAAAGGTGGGGTTGTAATGTTCAACTCAAACCGTCAACAAGCTACTGAAAAACAAGGTACAATTGAAAATCTTAAAAAATTCGGTTATGATGAAAAATACATGCCATCATGAGTATGATGAATGAAAGGTGTAGATGCATCTGCTGAAAAACCATGAGACACAACAAATGGAAAATCTTCTAAAGAAGAAAGAATGAAAAGAGTTAATACAACAAAAATTGATATTAACAATAATAGCACACCAATTCAATTCAAAGTTGTAATGAGAATTGGAGACGATATTTCTGACTTCAATGACAACTTCTCAAAAAGCAAACCAGAAGGTAGAAAGAAAGCAATTTCTGCAGAAGATATTATTGCTGAATTAAACAAAGATTCAAACAACTATGGTAAATTATTTGGAAACTTAGACCCGGCATTAATGGGTGTTTACTACAACCCAACAAGCAAAACATGAGAAGCTGAAGATCACGCAGAATCATACATTTTAATTGCAGGAAACGAAAGTTATGGAACATGAGTTAAAAACGTTCTTGATGCTTACGTATCATACGATGGAGCAATTGAAAAAATGAAAACTTGAATGTGAGAAGGTCCAGCTCCAAAACCTGCTACTGATGCAACACCAGCACAATAA
- the asnA gene encoding aspartate--ammonia ligase: MYHSKLNIRQTQSAIQDLKLIFQEELKKHLNLTRATAPLFVAQKTGLNDGLCGEEPVWFLDHQNQERLEVVHSLAKWKRDALKKYNFLPYEGLYTDMNAIRKMENLDALHSYYVDQWDWEQVILAKDRNLDYLKKTVRKIYQVLKDTKRILKETYYQLEDELPEDIFFISAQELENLYPNKTISERERLIAKEHGAVFIYQIGHKLDSGLIHSQRAFDYDDWNLNGDLIVYSKVLDDAIELSSMGIRVDQNSIVSQSGLTKDQVIELSPYHKNIITNKLPLTIGGGIGQSRVSMFLLEKAHIGEVQASHWPEEYREEMLEKGIELL, from the coding sequence ATGTACCATTCGAAATTAAACATTAGACAAACACAAAGTGCTATTCAAGATTTAAAATTAATTTTCCAAGAAGAACTTAAAAAACACCTTAATTTAACTCGTGCAACTGCTCCATTATTTGTGGCGCAAAAAACAGGTTTAAATGACGGTTTATGTGGTGAAGAACCGGTTTGATTCTTAGATCACCAAAATCAAGAAAGATTAGAAGTAGTTCATTCATTAGCTAAATGAAAACGTGATGCACTTAAAAAATATAACTTTCTTCCTTATGAAGGCTTATATACAGATATGAATGCCATTCGTAAAATGGAAAATTTAGATGCACTTCACTCATATTATGTTGATCAATGAGATTGAGAACAAGTAATTTTAGCAAAAGATAGAAACTTAGATTACCTTAAGAAAACTGTTAGAAAAATTTATCAAGTTCTGAAAGATACAAAAAGAATCTTAAAAGAAACATATTATCAACTTGAAGATGAATTACCAGAAGATATTTTCTTTATTAGTGCACAAGAATTAGAAAACTTATATCCAAATAAAACAATTTCAGAAAGAGAAAGACTCATTGCAAAAGAACACGGTGCAGTGTTCATTTACCAAATTGGTCATAAATTAGATTCTGGTTTAATTCACTCACAACGTGCATTTGATTATGATGATTGAAACCTTAATGGTGATTTAATTGTTTACTCAAAAGTTTTAGATGATGCAATTGAATTATCTTCAATGGGAATCAGAGTTGATCAAAATTCAATTGTTTCACAAAGCGGTTTAACCAAAGATCAAGTAATTGAGTTATCACCATATCATAAGAACATTATTACAAACAAATTACCACTCACAATTGGTGGGGGAATTGGTCAAAGTCGCGTAAGTATGTTTCTACTTGAAAAAGCACATATTGGCGAAGTTCAAGCAAGTCACTGGCCTGAAGAGTACCGTGAAGAGATGCTTGAAAAAGGAATTGAATTATTATAA
- a CDS encoding Smr/MutS family protein, whose protein sequence is MRTVDLHGLRTEEAMIEVVNQLYELDNHKISSITFITGNGTGALKAALESLLEKNNYNYSIFNNGGAYIVTLKETQNNYYIEDEGVIDDEDIEDIFNDIEI, encoded by the coding sequence ATGAGAACAGTAGATTTACACGGTCTAAGAACCGAAGAAGCAATGATTGAAGTAGTTAATCAATTATATGAATTAGATAATCATAAAATATCTTCAATTACCTTTATTACAGGAAATGGAACGGGTGCCTTAAAAGCCGCACTTGAATCATTACTAGAAAAAAATAATTATAATTATAGTATCTTCAACAATGGTGGGGCTTATATAGTTACACTAAAAGAAACACAAAATAATTACTATATCGAAGATGAAGGTGTAATTGATGATGAAGATATCGAAGACATATTTAACGATATAGAAATATAA
- a CDS encoding cysteine hydrolase family protein: MNNKPLVIVVDMLNGFIKHGPLASKNIGEIIPTIKNVIENHDDTIFVSDHHSENDLEMKYYPEHCLAGTDESEIVDELKQFAHKIYYKNTTNAFWDLPSSLWEQYNEFIIVGCCTDICILNLAITLKTFLNKINSDKQVIVLDDAVATFDTKEHPAKKAHLSALEIMKSSGVKIQRWEQ, encoded by the coding sequence ATGAATAATAAACCCTTAGTTATAGTAGTAGACATGTTAAATGGATTTATAAAACACGGTCCATTAGCATCTAAAAATATTGGTGAAATTATTCCAACAATTAAAAACGTTATTGAAAATCACGATGATACAATATTCGTTTCAGATCATCATTCAGAAAATGATTTAGAAATGAAATATTATCCAGAACATTGTCTAGCAGGAACAGATGAATCTGAAATTGTAGATGAACTTAAACAATTCGCACATAAAATTTACTATAAAAACACAACAAATGCCTTTTGAGATTTACCTTCATCTCTATGAGAACAATACAATGAATTTATTATTGTAGGTTGTTGCACTGATATATGCATTTTAAACCTTGCAATAACATTAAAAACATTCTTAAATAAAATTAATTCAGATAAACAAGTTATTGTATTAGATGATGCCGTTGCAACATTTGATACTAAAGAACATCCAGCTAAAAAAGCACATTTAAGTGCATTAGAAATTATGAAATCATCAGGAGTTAAAATTCAAAGATGAGAACAGTAG